The genomic stretch CATTGTAAATCTGTTCCTCATCCTCGCTGTTAAGCACCTTGCACTGTCTCAAATACGGAATTATTCGTGAAGGATCAATGGTCTTGATAAGAATCATCCTGTGGTCCTCCAGCCGCATCCAACACTCTTCATCCTCCTCAATCTCAATAGCACTTGGTGCATCAGCCATTGCCTCCTATTTTGTAGATGTTACCACCACGACTTCCCAGCTGAAACTGGTAACTGTCTGGCTTTAGCAGAGTAGATCAGAAACAAAAGGGAAATGCTGGTCATTCAAAGTCTGTTGGAGTTTCCCTTTTCTAGTAGTTATTTCAGCTTTTTAGTTTCCGTCTATTTGCCAATCTTTTGTACTCGTGACCTGGGAAAGagattacataaataaaaaatataaatgtaaatgcagggcatacaaaaaggaaataaacacacagttttttagatgaataaattttttttagtttcaTTATAACTGATATCTAATTTTCCGGATtgttaaaatcaataaacatTCTCACAGatccaaattattattttttttataacagcAAAACAGGAAACTCATTAGACTCTTATATatttcaaatattttaaatatcagtATAAAATACTAATTTCTATAAGTATAAATTTGAAGCCAACGTTTGGTAAATATGGACATACACTTACCAAGCAACCAAGCTTCTTAGTGGGTCTGTTACTCGGTTGTCCCTctgtaccccatttattaaTTGAAAGGGACCACCACTGATTAGATGATATTcagttggtggaccattctcagcactgcagtgacactaatgGTAAAAACATGGTAATGTGCATGCTGTATTTGAGTGCATCAGGTACAGCACTGTtggaatttttttatattttgtaaatatttagtgGCCTCTTTATTGAGAACATATTTAAGGTGTACAGTTCGAGATAGCAAAGATCCTCTAGTCTTTTTTTCAATGAACAGTTTCTAATCACGGGATGCTGTTGGCATTAAATGAATGAACtcacacaatttaaaaataacatttttaaccagCTATACCTTTTAAAACCAAATTCACTCCATGTTCAACCACTCATTATTGACTATTAATTTTGTAAGTCATTAAAAAATTATGCCAAACAGAAATGGTTCATACCCTCTTAGTAAGGAGCAAGAGACACGTTTGCCTATTTTTAAACATCAGAACATATGGGTCAATCCCAAagcattggaaaaaaaaaaattactttctTAAAACCATTTCTGAGAAAAACGCCAGACAAAGACGGAACCATGTCTGTAACAAAGCAATACAGATTCATAAACCAGAGGATGCAATGATGTAATCAATGCAGTGATGTAAAAAGTCTGGTATTACTCAACTATGTGTGACATTAGTCAAACTTGACTAATGTCCTCTCACCCCActcaaaaaaaaataataaaaaaaatttacacttacacacacttgcTCAATGTGTTATTTTAATCAATTACATGGTAGAGAGTATaaattacttttacttactgtctAAGCTGCTTATTGTAGTCAGGGTTGTCTGGGGGGCTggggcctatcccagctctcaaagggtgcaaggcacacataAACACTCTAAACAGGGagtcagtccatcgcagggcagacatacacacacacacacacacataagggcagtttttgtatctccagttaacctgactgcatgtctttggactgtgggaggaaaccgaagcttccagaggaaacccatgcggacacagggagaacaaaaaaaccacactcagaaaagactcagaccgctccacctggaaatcgaacccaggaccttcttgctgtgagacgacagtgctacccaccaagccacccagtATAAATTATGCAtggttaattattaaaataagacAATATAAAGACAAGGTAATTAAAAacgtttttattataaataacttttgaaaaataagtAAACTTCAAATAAacaatatcatttatttttctgtacaTGATACTTATGTCTAAAGCCtgaaaccagcaaccttctgatcattaGTGCATTACATTAACCGCTAAGCTTCCACTGCTGAACAAAACCATAATGCAAGTAACACATtttatacattcataacattatataaataacatGTTTTAACTGGTAGGAAACAAGCTACTAATGTTACATTTTTGAGCTGCTGCTGGTTCATTATGAACTAATATCACTGTCACTTGGCTTTCTTGATTGAATTCCAGGAAACTGTGATGCTGTGACACTTTCATTTGCACTAAGCAGGGAATCCTGAAAAAGTAAAAACCAGTTAACAAATTAAACAAAGTGGATAaaagtttattctttataaaagTTCTTTGACATGTTCATAACAAAACTCACCACGGTCTGTGACTGATCTTTATTTTCACTTTGTTTTTCTGGCATTACTTTGCCCTTATCCTGCTCTTCTTCTTCCTCACCGCAACCTTCATCACTGATGGAGTCCTTGCTTGGTTGTATTGTAGCGAGAAAGGCAGGTAATGTAAAGCATGACAAAAAACGAGCCTTTAAAAGCAAGTATGCCGGGTTGGTTTTGAACCTGTCAGACACAAGTTTACGCACAGCTGCTACTTTAGCTTCCTCGTCATTGTTGTCTCTGTCTTCTTCAGGAAGGAGTTGCTCTGCTTTTGTCAACAAAGACTCCTTCACCTTTAGCAAAGACGCCAATGAGTTGATGGTGCTAACAAACGGGGGAAGATAAGGCATTTTCTTGTTTTGTTCAGGCAGTGTAATTCCCCCATTGCCCTTCATCCACTCCAACGTTCTAGCTCGATGCTCGAAGGATATAAGGTTAGCATCAAATGTTAAGGCATTAGCAGTTTGGCTGGGAATGGACTGAGGTTGCTGTGTTTTGGCTTGTGGGATGGAAGGCCCAATTGGAAAACTAGGCCCAACCTGAAACCTAGGTTTTTCAAGGTTTATACTAATGGGAGACGCTAAGCTGGGTTGAAGACAGGAATTTCCAGAGGAATTTGCATTAGGGGCAGGTTGGGGTGGTCCTGCTGCATTTGTAAGTACCAAAGAGCCATCCTGGTTTACTCTAAATGGTTGGCTTAATTCTAATTGAGGACTGCACTGCAGAGAAGGTTTTGCCACTACAGAAGCAGATGCACCAATACTGGCTGAAGGAATGCAAGGTGTACTCGTAACACCAGAAGCTGAAGAGACATTGGGAATGGGAATGGAAGATAGCACGGGGTTCAAATTGGGCCCAGAAGACGAGGATGAGGCACCGGCTTCATTTACCCCAGGTGCTGCTGAAGGAATTGTGAGTGTCACAAAATTGCAAAGGAACGCAAGGGAACCGTTTTGGTTTACCATTATAGGTGACTGAACTGGCAGCTGaggtataatatttacaatgcCTTCATTAGAAGGGGGTTCCTGGATGGTAGATCCAGTAACATTTGTGTTAGGTGGGGCAACAGAAATCTGAGGTACACTTGTACCAGACGTTGAGGCATCACCAGGATCAGTAGTAGAAGAAGGTGGTAAAGAAACATTGTGGTTGTTTGAGACAGTGCTGGGAACAGAGTTCTGCCCAGCAACAGGAGTTTTAATCTGAATTCCAGCCACAGGAACAAAACCATTAGGGGTGATAAGCCAGGCTGTAGTTTGTGGTAACAGAGCAACTGTAGGGGTCTCTTCACTTCCTTGCTGTTTTTTAGCAGACTGTTTTTTAGAAGCTTTGGCTTTCACATTTTCTAATAAGGCTTGTGCCTTCATTGTTAGTTTGCGTTTGCGTTTTGGAGTTCCTGTATCTTCGGAAGTCTCTGCAGAAGGTTCAGTAATAGACAGACTAGACGTTAAGGTTGTTGGACTCGTTACGGACTGTGCAGATTTCCCTTTGTTAATTGGCAACTGCAAACCTGGCTGTACAACAGCAGGCAAACATCCTACACCAGGCTGTGTATTTTTCTGGGCAATAACAATTGTTTGTTGTACGGTAGGACCAGTGGGGTGCAGGTTCTGTGGGGTGTTTCTTTGTTGTTGAGGAAGCAGTTTGATTAATTGTGGGAATGGTAAAAGATTATTAGGGCCTTGGGGTTTACGATGTTCATTCTGCTTGTTTTTTTCATCAAGCATCTGTGCGACTGTCTTAAAAGAAGAACGCTTTGctaaaaaaacagtaaacacaaaaacatgGATAGTTTGAAAACATTTcgttattttaacaacaaagcTTGACATTTTTTAGAAATACAATTACCTCTCTGGAATCTCAGGTCGGGTATCTGATGAGGGGGAAAAAGTGTCAGTATGGTGAAAGACTACTACAAGCATTTTAGTTTAGGCTACATTAGAAAAGCAAACCATGGATAGTAGTAGTACACATTTTGTAAATGAATtctaaaatgtttttgtaaatacaacTCAGATTTATCTGTTTCCTGTGAGTCTATATGTAGGACCTAGAGCTAATCATAGTTGCTTTGTTTATATTAGTGTTGaaatagatatttatttattatttattagaattttaatgtcatgttttacactaagcttacattcatgacagaaacggtacttacttattacacaagattcattagttcacaagcttaatgtcaaacacagtcatggacaattttgtatctccacttcacctcacttgcatgtctttggactgtgggaggaaaccggagctcccggaggaaacccacacagacacagggagaacatgcaaaccccacacagaaaggaccctgaccacgacagtgctacccactgaatcACTGTACCGCATTCCGTATTAAATACACTACATATGATAAACCAGCAAActcactttattttatttttattattgtattattatttttaagaaaTGGACATTTATCTCTGCTAAAAACACTGATTGCTAAAGGCACATCCCTACCTCTTTCTTCGTAAAATGTATCTTAAAAATCCATGAAAGTGAATAAAATCTCTGCGAGCTGCAAAAGTGTCTGAATTTAAGAGGCTGCTACTTATTAAAAAACATGTGCCAAACTGCTACTTATTAAAAAGCATGTGCCAAGTGTTGGCACCCCTAAAATTTAATAAGAAAAAGCAAACCATAATGTCATTCATATGTTATGTTCACCAGAACaattaaaacacttaaatgGTCACCCATGACTTCCTGTTTCACTGGGGTATAAATATAGGGTGACTTATAAAAGGCCTGAACTGTTTTCTTAGCAAACTGAGGCTGCACAGGTTTTACATGTACATGAGTGTTCCTTACCAAGGGCACCTCAGTTTTGCGATTTACAATCACTTTCTTGCAACCTTCAGTATCAATGTGAAGAGCCTGCAAACAACATGTCTTAAAATGCatctatttaaaaatatttgctTTCAGAAGtttagaaagacagaaagaaagaattttTAGCTTACTTGTAGAAGAAGTGAAAACACAGGCATCTTTTCAGGAGGGTTATTTGCTGCTCTAGTCTGAACAACATCAGCTGGATGAAGATAAAGACAACTTTATTGCTCAAAAAAGAATTTCAATTCCAAAGTTTTTTAATTGAAGAAAGCCATTTCATGAGTAAATGCTAATTTTACCTTCACAAAACACTCTTTCGTCTAAAGGCAGAGGGATTAACACATTTCCAACCCATGGAGAAACAGCTATCATAAGATTATAGTTCATTTTGGTGGCAGCTTtggattttaaatgtttgatttTCTTGCCACTTGTTGTTCCTCTTTCCTCTAGTTCATCATTTTGGCCAAAGCTTTGTCCTTCATCTGAAGATATTCTGGTTTTGGCTCTTTTCTAAGGGAAAGAAAGGATAATAGTTATTGATCCATTCTAACACTACAGTTAACTTCAATTTTACTTCATTATTTAAgaattaaagaataaacaacATGAAACTTAATGTATCTTCAGTTTGAAAAACATGTATGAGGGAACCTTACCCCTTTAGTATTAACAAATCGTCTCTTCCAATTCAACAAGTGCCTAACCTCGTCTGCAGGTACTTTGATCATAACATTTTCATTCCTCAAATTCTGCAAATAAAACACGAAGAAATTAAAatgttacaataaataaaatcaaactaAGTTGAAGATATTTATAAAGCCAtgattttaaaaagcttttatgAGAAACATAAAAGAAAACCCTACAACTATCACATAATTATATAAGGATTTGAATATGTATTTGTAATATGTTTTTTAATCctttgttttaaatgtcagagatgcacaaaaacacacacacacacacttacccttTCAAGCAAAGCTAGAGGATCTGCACCTATAAACATTTTAACACAGTTCCCTCTTCTATTCAGCACAGTATTCCAGTACAGCCTAGTAGAGTTGTCAGCACCCTCTCCACAACCCTGCTTATCCTCCTCTGTGGGCGACCTGACCAGCACACTCCTCACATGTATGTCAAAATGCATTTGTGCCCTCCTAACAACAGGAATCCATTCCTTTATGTCTGGCTGGATGTACTCTTGTCTAGGAAGCAAGTCCTCCACTTCAGGGACACTTTTTTTAGAATTCTCATCACTGCTGTCCATGTACTCCACATTTTCTTCTTCAGAGCTGGAGTCACTTCCAGTGAGATAGTCCTCTTCTGTTTTGATTCTTCTTTTTGATGGAGGCCTTCGTTTTGAATTTGTCTTAAGTACTCTCTTCTTACCTCTTCTCTAAATGTGGAAAATATGATAAGATGTTTTAAAACTTGCTCTTTAAGGCATTAAATGACTTTTGAACATGCATAATACTAAACATAACTTACAGCAGCCTGATGTGTCATCCATTTCCACTTGTTTAAACACTGGCAGTCAATCCGGTTTGGAATTTCAGCAGCAATTTTAGACCATTTACCTGATGGGAGGGCATAGTTAAATGAAATGTGTACCAAAAATGTTACACAGATATTTTTATTCACAGTATTACAGAGCTGACCAGTAATCAGTCAGTGGTTGAAAAATAAAGGGCACATTTGTACCAACATCTCAATTTGTAATGAAACTGTAATGAAAATAAACTGTAAAAGTATGTTAAAGTCTAACAAAAATGGGTTTCTGGTATGACTAAATATTCAAACATCTGGCAGTCCTAAATGACAAAATAAtggctacatagtgcactatataagTGTAAACGCCACTGCTTTGTACCCTAATGTGTGCACAAATGCAGTCAGTAGGAAGGGGATTTACAACCACGGAAACAGTTGTAAATCTCAGAGTTCTACTCCTGCATATTGTTAAGTTTAGGATCAGTCTACTGACAGTAAGTTCTACAGTGGATCAAACTTTTTAGTAGGGATGCgccgatccgatattaagatcggatatcggtcccgatattaccaaaatgagatagATCGAGTATCGGATAATTAGGCCGATCCATGGGGCCGATACGTTCACTTTAATTCGTTTGCGATGCGTGCTAAGCCCATACAGGACGTGCTGCTGACGTATGGCGTAGAACACAAACAGGAACAACAACATGAAACGAGCcaaagagtcagctgcatggaggtatttcacGCTTGCTATGCCAACAAGTTCGATGGCAACATGCAATATCTGCAGAACAAATGTTGCAAGGGGTGGTGGTAGCGCTGcaaaatacaatacaacaaaTTTAATTAAGCACCTCCAACAGTACCATGCTAAAGAGCACGCTGAGTTCCTAACGTTACAGtcgaacaaacaaaaagaagcAGGAGACAAAACGATGAAACAGTTAACTGTGAACTACAGATATACATATAGCGTTTacactacatatttaaaaaaataacattgattactgtttgtgtaactacttcagtttcagctgatacatttaatttattttaaaatattttaagaagtttgccttttttattttgaatttgaatgctgcacaattgtttattattttattgacaaataaatagcagttcagtacatttatatctgtgttaattatattttgttttgcaaacttagtaatgtttaagtcaatcctgatgccttaagtctttcccacataataaagtatacggtttattaattcaacaatggtatcggatcggtatcgggtatcgaccgatatgcaaagtatatgtatcgtatcggtatcggaactgaaaaagttggatcggtgcatccctacttTTTAGTGGTCATAACTCACCAACACCGTGTTTCGCCACCAGTTTTTTCAACAGTTCCACTTCTTCATCACTCCATGGACCTCTCTTCACACCCTCCCGGAGACAATCCAAGTATCTAAGATGCATTTTAAGAAAAAACTTTTCAATACAAATCTCAATTCTAAATACACTTTGATTTAGTATGGATTGCATTTTGTTTGAAAAGATGAATTTACACACCTGTCCCGGCATGCACCGTCTGTCCTGCCAGGtacttcatttttaattttccaCCATTCCTTACACccatactttttcacagcattcCGCAGTAACTGCAATAAGAACATGTGAAATGAACAACATTATAGCAATGTAAATTGTAGCAAAGTGATTCTTTAATTCACAAAttgaataaaatgatttttatgaTCTAAAACTCATTGTTTCAACATCATTAGTGTGAAGTTGAGGGTGCCTCAGTAATCCCTAGTGTAACACAAATGCACGGATAATTTTTTCCTCTGTTTTACAAATAATGCAGCCATCAATTATCCACAAAATATAGGACACCTAATGTAATAAGTCTACCAAGCAGCACACACTTAGTTGGTCTGTGGGCAGTTTTTGACAGACTAATACCTCAAACTTTTCCATGATGGTAAACTGGCTAATGAATTATAATTAGTAATagtaattagtaataataattagtgcTACTGTTATTAATGATATGTCAGTTCATTTAAGCTGAAGTGTTTTACAAACCTCATCCTCCTCTTTTGTCCAGGGGCCCTTTTTTAACGAGGGATCCAGAACACCTGTCCAACGGTAAATAAGCTGGGCATAATCCCGACCCTCCATAAAGTATGCCACTGTTGGGATATAAAAAACACctcaattaaacaaaacattaaagacAGAGGGGCAATGATGTAAACTTAAGGACCAGTAAAAACAAAAGGCTCAACAGATAAATCTAATATTTCTGCAGTACTTAAATATCACAGTGAGAGTACTTTGAGTGTAGGGTATGAAATTGCCAATTCGCATCTTTTCCACAAGTTCCTTGAGGACCTGGTCCTCCTCTTTAGTCCACTCTCTCTTCTTGAAGGTTTTAGAGACGTAGCGTTGGTATATCTGGAAGCACATGAAAGCTGTCCTGTTGGTctaaaaaatagaaagaaagattgttgctttgttttaccAAATAATATACATATGTACTAGATGAATAAAACACCATTCTTCTTATTTCTTCTTTTGGCATTTTGTATGGTGATAAAGAGAACTGTATAACATATAGGTCCATAATCTTCCATAGGGTGTTTCATTAATCTGGTGATCGCAAAGGCCAAAGCATAAGATTGACATCATTTTCATGATAAAACTATTTATATTATAGActccttattattatattatagacTCCTCCGGCCCTGTAGACGGGCATTGTCATCTGACCTCTTCAGATCATACTGAAATTTTGCAgatcatttttttacatttatgagcACAAGGAAAAAAGTCACACTTACCCCAAGTGCCTCCGCAATCTTGTCCCAGTGGCGGGCTTTGAACTGTGCTGCAACCTCGGCAAGCTTCTTGATCTCACCTTCCTTCCATGTTGATTTGTTAATAGAAGGATGAAGGTAATTCTGCCAGAATCTCTTCAAATCCTCAGGTTGTCGACAGCCCTTAAACTGTAATTATATACAATAACCTTAATGCTAATATCGTAAATATGACTACATACCCATTACGACACAGGAATAGCAATTAAAATATCAATTTAAACATATGTCAATACAGAAATCAACAAGTGTATCCAAGAGATATATAGTACATACATTAATATTTGATATTTTGTCCCAGTCATGATCATTATGTAGATTCCCATACAGCTCTTCTTCCTTCATTGAgctgaaaaacaaaaaagccaAAAGAGTtacacatattttatttaacttattattattattataaatcatTTCAGTGAAATTACACATCTCTTAAAGCACATTTTACACATGTTCACACAATGCCTTCACACATTACCTTTACCTGTTTATTTACTGGTATGTTAAAGATGAACAAATCTAAAACAAACCCTGAGCACTATACCACAAGTAAAGGTTTGGACCTTGTACAATTCCTTTCCTTTATATTTTACTTGTTCCCATgccaaaaactaaataaaaataatttgagaTCCAGTCACCTGCCAATCACTTAAAAGAAAGTGCCTTAAGTAAGAAGGGGATGCAGTTTAAACTCAACTGTCATGTAAATGACACCTAATTCAATGCAGGTGGGATCTAAAACATGTCATATCATGAGAACCAAGACTTTTAGTACTTAATGTCTGCAACATACTGTGTAAAGGCTGAAAGTGTGAATGATGCAAAGCTGGGCTTTAAAAAaggtaaaatggcaaaatatgtCCCTGCTGGcctgatatatacagtacatagtaAAGATAAGAGAAAATAAGCAACAGCAGCAAATTTACATTTATCATTAATATGtaatccactcaagcaaaatGTGGTAGTTCCAAACTGTACGCACCTTATTTGTGCAATGTCCTTTTCTAAAACATCAATACGTTTTTTTAGTTCTTCTTTTTCCTCTTCTTTAGCTTTAGACAACTTTGCAGTCAAGTATTCCATCCTGTAAACCAACAGAAAGCAACATTAAAGCACTTTATTAATATAAACCATtgttatttttcctgctttaaaACTCACTTGGACATTTTAGGTTGCATCATATGTTTCATAGTGTCTGAAACCACCGATTTCACCAGCAAAGTTTTCTGCCATGCCTCCCCTGAAACAGGAAATCTAAATTATAATTGTATCATTAAGCATATGACTACAGTTTAAAGAAGATGTCATAAAACCTGCACCATACATCTTTTAATTTTGATTTCATCACAAAGTCTGGTCCCATGAATCATCTTTTCTTTGGTTTCTTCATTTGCTGGAGGGCCctacaaacaaaaacaatcacCTTAAGATTTAGCATATTATTGGGTGTACATAACCACAACATAAACCATTTGCTTATGCCCATATGGTAAATTACAGACTcctgtaaatatttgtaataacTTTATAATCCTACCAGACCAGTGAGCTTGTCTTTGAAAAACGGTTTCATAAAGTTGCCAAGAAAGAGTCTGAGTTGAGGCAAACCAGGGGAGCTGGATGCAGGACCAGAGAGCTGCGCTTCAATAtctttctgtaaaaaaaagtttttttttgtttatgtctCTTCTAACAGTATGCACTAAAAGGCAAATGTAACTAACCTGTTGTTGGTGGTTTTCATTAAGTAGGCGCTCCAACTCATTGAGTTTTTCTTTCAGCACCTCCTGATAGACCAGATTCATTTGCAGACAAGTTTCCAAATTTTGAGGAAGAACCAGCTCATCGTCCTCATCActctaataaaatagaaaatgaaGCTGATCAAAAACTTTGgttggatgaataaataaaataaataatgggaAAACTTGTCTGCAGATACTTACAGAATCAGTCTGACTGTTAGCGCCATGTTCACTGTCTGTATATACAGAAACATGATATGTTGAACTCATTGTATtgtgttaaaaaataataactaaaagtGTTGTTTGCTGCATTGAATTGGGTGAGTGTG from Trichomycterus rosablanca isolate fTriRos1 chromosome 21, fTriRos1.hap1, whole genome shotgun sequence encodes the following:
- the snapc4 gene encoding snRNA-activating protein complex subunit 4, yielding MPSPKDLLAQRNKLQNEILALESSLGNNSNITDLLSSDNDSTDDSDDSGHAGEEAVHRNLEAERQQIQKEIKELEETLGADAALVDVLTDSEHGANSQTDSSDEDDELVLPQNLETCLQMNLVYQEVLKEKLNELERLLNENHQQQKDIEAQLSGPASSSPGLPQLRLFLGNFMKPFFKDKLTGLGPPANEETKEKMIHGTRLCDEIKIKRWEAWQKTLLVKSVVSDTMKHMMQPKMSKMEYLTAKLSKAKEEEKEELKKRIDVLEKDIAQISSMKEEELYGNLHNDHDWDKISNINFKGCRQPEDLKRFWQNYLHPSINKSTWKEGEIKKLAEVAAQFKARHWDKIAEALGTNRTAFMCFQIYQRYVSKTFKKREWTKEEDQVLKELVEKMRIGNFIPYTQMAYFMEGRDYAQLIYRWTGVLDPSLKKGPWTKEEDELLRNAVKKYGCKEWWKIKNEVPGRTDGACRDRYLDCLREGVKRGPWSDEEVELLKKLVAKHGVGKWSKIAAEIPNRIDCQCLNKWKWMTHQAARRGKKRVLKTNSKRRPPSKRRIKTEEDYLTGSDSSSEEENVEYMDSSDENSKKSVPEVEDLLPRQEYIQPDIKEWIPVVRRAQMHFDIHVRSVLVRSPTEEDKQGCGEGADNSTRLYWNTVLNRRGNCVKMFIGADPLALLERNLRNENVMIKVPADEVRHLLNWKRRFVNTKGKRAKTRISSDEGQSFGQNDELEERGTTSGKKIKHLKSKAATKMNYNLMIAVSPWVGNVLIPLPLDERVFCEADVVQTRAANNPPEKMPVFSLLLQALHIDTEGCKKVIVNRKTEVPLIPDLRFQRAKRSSFKTVAQMLDEKNKQNEHRKPQGPNNLLPFPQLIKLLPQQQRNTPQNLHPTGPTVQQTIVIAQKNTQPGVGCLPAVVQPGLQLPINKGKSAQSVTSPTTLTSSLSITEPSAETSEDTGTPKRKRKLTMKAQALLENVKAKASKKQSAKKQQGSEETPTVALLPQTTAWLITPNGFVPVAGIQIKTPVAGQNSVPSTVSNNHNVSLPPSSTTDPGDASTSGTSVPQISVAPPNTNVTGSTIQEPPSNEGIVNIIPQLPVQSPIMVNQNGSLAFLCNFVTLTIPSAAPGVNEAGASSSSSGPNLNPVLSSIPIPNVSSASGVTSTPCIPSASIGASASVVAKPSLQCSPQLELSQPFRVNQDGSLVLTNAAGPPQPAPNANSSGNSCLQPSLASPISINLEKPRFQVGPSFPIGPSIPQAKTQQPQSIPSQTANALTFDANLISFEHRARTLEWMKGNGGITLPEQNKKMPYLPPFVSTINSLASLLKVKESLLTKAEQLLPEEDRDNNDEEAKVAAVRKLVSDRFKTNPAYLLLKARFLSCFTLPAFLATIQPSKDSISDEGCGEEEEEQDKGKVMPEKQSENKDQSQTVDSLLSANESVTASQFPGIQSRKPSDSDISS